One genomic region from Listeria monocytogenes encodes:
- a CDS encoding DUF917 domain-containing protein, whose product MRYLDEQAIENIAIGAAFLGTGGGGDPYIGKMMALTAIKKHGPIKLLSPEEIADDDYFIPAAMMGAPSVLIEKFPKGDEFVRVFEKLGRYVGKEVKGTFPMEAGGVNSMIPIVVAAQLGLPMVDCDGMGRAFPELQMVTFHLDGISATPMAITDEKGNIGIMETIDNKWTERLARVTTVEMGASSLVSLYPCNGAQIKQSSIKNIVTLSEEIGKVIRETSMDEAEKLQKLLDVTHGYHLFEGKITDVVRETRAGFNFGRVKIDGLNKDTNSEVIVHFQNENLVAEKNGEPIAITPDLICMVDLETLMPVTTEALKYGKRVRVMALPADDAWRTDKGIETVGPRYFGYDVDFEPLEELVKKEERRHV is encoded by the coding sequence ATGCGTTATTTAGATGAACAAGCTATTGAAAATATCGCGATTGGTGCTGCGTTTCTTGGCACTGGTGGCGGCGGAGATCCATATATAGGCAAGATGATGGCATTAACTGCAATTAAAAAACATGGACCAATTAAACTTTTATCCCCAGAAGAAATTGCGGATGATGATTATTTCATTCCAGCCGCGATGATGGGGGCGCCATCTGTACTCATTGAAAAATTTCCTAAAGGCGACGAATTCGTTCGTGTATTTGAAAAGTTAGGTAGATATGTAGGCAAAGAAGTAAAAGGAACATTTCCAATGGAAGCTGGCGGGGTAAACTCAATGATTCCAATCGTTGTGGCAGCTCAACTAGGCTTGCCAATGGTGGACTGCGACGGCATGGGCCGAGCTTTTCCAGAACTACAAATGGTGACGTTCCATCTAGACGGGATTTCCGCAACACCAATGGCTATCACCGATGAAAAAGGCAATATTGGCATCATGGAAACAATTGATAATAAATGGACCGAACGACTTGCACGTGTGACAACGGTCGAAATGGGCGCGAGTTCTCTTGTGAGCCTGTATCCGTGTAACGGCGCGCAAATCAAGCAAAGTAGTATTAAAAATATCGTGACGCTATCTGAAGAAATCGGCAAAGTAATCCGCGAAACTTCGATGGACGAAGCAGAAAAACTACAAAAATTATTAGATGTAACGCACGGTTATCATTTATTCGAAGGGAAAATTACCGATGTTGTTCGGGAAACGCGTGCAGGCTTCAACTTTGGTCGTGTGAAAATCGACGGGCTAAACAAAGACACGAATAGCGAAGTCATTGTTCATTTCCAAAACGAAAACCTTGTTGCGGAGAAAAATGGCGAACCGATAGCAATTACACCAGATTTAATTTGTATGGTAGACCTTGAAACGCTGATGCCGGTAACGACGGAAGCGCTCAAATACGGAAAACGTGTCCGTGTCATGGCACTACCAGCTGATGATGCTTGGAGAACGGACAAAGGTATCGAAACAGTTGGACCGCGCTATTTCGGCTACGATGTCGATTTTGAACCACTAGAAGAACTTGTTAAAAAGGAGGAACGCCGTCATGTATAA
- a CDS encoding hydantoinase/oxoprolinase N-terminal domain-containing protein yields MYKIGIDVGGTNTDAVILDENQQLIHSVKMPTSEDIETGITESLHRVLSETGIDRSKVTHAMLGTTQCTNAIVERKKLAKVGVLRLGYPATASVLPYTAWPEDMVGFLSGKYKLTGGGYEYDGQVLSEINEAEIRETLASWKGEVESVAVVGVFSSLKNDQELAVQKIIEEELGANIPVSISSSVGSVGLIERENATILNAALFKVIAATSDGFEKALEQEGIAHAEIYLCQNDGTLMSLNYARQFPILTIACGPTNSIRGASYLAGLKDAMVLDVGGTTSDIGVLTDGFPRESSLAVDVGGVRTNFRMPDIISIGLGGGSIVREKDGDITIGPDSVGYRISEEALVFGGKTMTTTDIAVRLGVAEIGNPELVAHIPTDFAEKAYKKIADMTEDAIDKMKTSSGSVSLVLVGGGSVIIPDEISGVAQIFRDKNGPVANAIGASISQISGQYEQIYIYSQIEREEALQDAEQKAREQATLAGAVTDSIEVVEVEEIPLAYHPGNATRLRVKVVGNLV; encoded by the coding sequence ATGTATAAAATTGGAATTGACGTTGGTGGTACAAACACCGATGCCGTTATTTTAGATGAAAATCAACAACTCATTCATAGTGTAAAAATGCCAACGAGTGAAGATATTGAAACAGGAATTACTGAGTCACTTCATCGCGTATTGAGCGAAACGGGCATTGATCGCTCGAAAGTAACCCATGCCATGCTTGGAACAACGCAGTGTACGAACGCAATTGTGGAACGTAAAAAATTAGCAAAAGTTGGCGTTCTTCGTTTAGGCTATCCTGCAACAGCATCCGTTTTACCATATACAGCATGGCCGGAAGACATGGTTGGCTTCTTGTCTGGGAAATATAAATTAACAGGTGGCGGCTATGAGTACGATGGTCAGGTGTTATCAGAAATCAACGAAGCAGAAATCCGTGAAACCTTAGCTAGTTGGAAAGGTGAAGTGGAATCGGTCGCAGTTGTTGGCGTCTTTTCTTCCCTGAAAAACGATCAAGAATTAGCTGTTCAAAAAATTATTGAAGAAGAACTTGGCGCGAATATTCCGGTTTCGATTTCCTCTTCCGTAGGTTCTGTTGGATTGATTGAACGCGAAAACGCGACGATTTTAAACGCAGCTCTTTTCAAAGTTATTGCGGCAACGAGTGATGGTTTTGAAAAAGCACTAGAACAAGAAGGAATTGCACACGCTGAAATCTATCTTTGCCAAAACGACGGGACTTTAATGTCACTAAACTATGCAAGACAATTCCCGATTTTGACAATTGCTTGTGGACCAACGAACAGTATCCGCGGCGCATCCTACTTGGCGGGACTTAAAGACGCGATGGTTCTCGATGTTGGTGGCACGACTTCTGATATTGGAGTGCTGACGGATGGTTTTCCTAGAGAGTCCTCGCTTGCGGTTGATGTTGGTGGAGTGCGGACTAATTTTAGAATGCCAGATATTATTTCCATCGGACTTGGTGGAGGAAGTATCGTTCGCGAAAAAGATGGCGACATAACAATCGGACCAGATAGCGTTGGCTACCGTATTTCCGAAGAAGCACTAGTTTTCGGCGGTAAAACGATGACCACTACCGACATCGCGGTTCGACTAGGGGTGGCTGAAATCGGTAACCCTGAATTAGTTGCACATATCCCAACCGATTTTGCCGAAAAAGCCTATAAAAAAATCGCTGACATGACCGAAGATGCGATTGATAAAATGAAAACCAGTTCGGGGAGTGTAAGCCTAGTGCTTGTTGGCGGTGGTAGCGTGATTATTCCAGACGAAATCTCTGGTGTCGCACAAATTTTCCGCGACAAAAACGGCCCAGTCGCCAACGCAATCGGCGCATCCATTTCCCAAATCAGTGGACAATACGAACAAATCTACATCTATTCGCAAATCGAGCGGGAAGAAGCGCTCCAAGATGCCGAGCAAAAGGCGAGAGAACAAGCAACTCTAGCCGGCGCAGTGACTGACTCGATTGAAGTGGTGGAAGTGGAAGAAATCCCATTAGCGTATCATCCGGGTAATGCAACCAGATTGCGCGTGAAAGTTGTGGGGAATTTGGTTTAA
- a CDS encoding arsenic metallochaperone ArsD family protein: MIELNYYCLSNFKEDEVEIEVFKSISTQQFKDNYVFLKEKTADINLFFYDENIQPFMDNDLVREVLEKEGLTKLPIVILNGKLIKKGQFLSNKEIGDILDIGISTQETDGNY, translated from the coding sequence ATGATAGAATTAAACTATTATTGTCTGAGTAATTTTAAAGAAGATGAAGTAGAAATTGAAGTGTTTAAAAGTATATCTACACAACAATTCAAAGATAATTATGTTTTCTTAAAAGAAAAAACTGCTGATATTAATTTATTTTTTTACGATGAAAACATACAACCTTTTATGGATAATGACCTAGTAAGAGAAGTTCTAGAAAAAGAAGGTTTAACAAAACTTCCGATAGTCATACTGAATGGGAAATTAATTAAAAAAGGTCAATTTTTGTCGAATAAAGAAATAGGGGATATATTGGATATAGGTATAAGTACGCAGGAAACAGACGGTAATTATTAA
- a CDS encoding HD domain-containing protein produces MKMTDPLYGTFEIEPVLAELIQSPLVSRLAHVHQGGSSYLVNPLWDLSRLDHSIGVMLFIRKFGGSLEEQIAGLLHDVSHTVFSHVVDYALDFEEEDYHEQIFEDFVKTSTIPAILEKYGYSFEGIFEDISKWEILEQEAPELCADRIDYTLQDLYRHGKISLAEVEGFLQALVMVNGRLYLANISSAEWFVKQYYSEVIDYFYDPLNVYSYEILAEAMRIAFQQETITTDDLRLTDAELLAKLNANSDAREKIQLLASAHLEENEVDFTYHHKKKMRLINPSVLVDGRLIPADELSEKVREMNDWASERSKHGIYIKATKKSKQ; encoded by the coding sequence ATGAAAATGACAGACCCGCTGTACGGAACATTTGAAATAGAACCAGTTTTGGCTGAACTAATCCAAAGTCCATTGGTTTCCCGGCTAGCACACGTGCATCAAGGTGGTTCGAGTTATTTAGTAAATCCGCTTTGGGACCTTAGCCGGCTTGATCATTCGATTGGTGTGATGCTTTTTATTAGGAAGTTCGGTGGCTCTTTGGAGGAGCAAATTGCTGGCTTACTGCACGACGTATCGCACACTGTTTTTTCGCATGTGGTGGATTATGCGCTTGATTTTGAAGAGGAAGATTATCATGAGCAGATTTTTGAGGATTTTGTAAAAACTTCGACGATTCCTGCCATTTTAGAGAAGTATGGTTATTCTTTTGAAGGGATTTTTGAGGATATTTCGAAGTGGGAAATTTTGGAGCAAGAAGCCCCGGAGCTTTGTGCTGACCGGATTGATTACACGTTGCAAGATTTGTATCGACATGGGAAAATTAGTTTGGCTGAGGTGGAGGGATTTTTGCAGGCTTTAGTAATGGTGAATGGGCGGCTTTACTTGGCGAATATCTCTTCCGCTGAATGGTTTGTTAAGCAATATTATTCAGAGGTGATTGATTATTTTTATGATCCACTGAATGTTTATAGTTATGAGATTTTGGCTGAAGCAATGCGCATTGCGTTTCAGCAGGAGACGATTACGACCGATGATCTTCGGTTGACTGATGCTGAATTATTGGCTAAATTGAATGCGAATTCAGATGCTCGGGAGAAAATTCAGTTGCTCGCGAGTGCCCATTTGGAAGAAAATGAGGTAGACTTTACTTATCATCATAAGAAGAAAATGCGTTTGATTAATCCGTCTGTTTTGGTGGATGGGCGGCTTATTCCGGCGGATGAGCTTTCAGAAAAAGTACGTGAAATGAATGATTGGGCATCTGAGAGAAGTAAGCACGGCATCTACATAAAAGCAACCAAAAAAAGTAAGCAGTAG
- a CDS encoding DUF3139 domain-containing protein, with the protein MKKYKKWWITIGIIFLLSVIGYVYWFAIPKNTANKAVGNYLAEQKIKSSQIDTRVIKKDWKMGGYLTTIIFKDDPNLKYEYSYDERIDLPYHVFVDAYKDGSGQTEGEMKHPPLEEQLKEMNKSK; encoded by the coding sequence ATGAAAAAGTATAAAAAATGGTGGATAACAATAGGTATCATATTCCTACTTAGTGTTATTGGATATGTTTATTGGTTTGCGATTCCCAAGAATACAGCGAATAAAGCAGTGGGTAACTATCTAGCAGAACAAAAAATCAAATCTAGTCAAATTGATACAAGAGTGATAAAGAAAGATTGGAAAATGGGTGGTTATCTTACAACGATAATATTTAAAGATGATCCAAATCTAAAGTATGAATATAGCTATGATGAAAGAATAGACTTACCTTACCATGTTTTTGTGGACGCTTATAAAGATGGTTCGGGACAAACAGAAGGCGAGATGAAACACCCACCATTAGAAGAACAATTGAAGGAGATGAATAAATCGAAGTAG
- a CDS encoding DUF3139 domain-containing protein, whose product MKKYKKWWITIGIVLILCVIGYVYWFAIPKHTANKAVDNYLAEQKIKSSQIETRVIKKDWKMGGYLTTIVFKDDSDLKYEYVYDERYEYPHHIYLIAFKDGSSQEDNQMKHPSLQEQLEEMNKSK is encoded by the coding sequence ATGAAAAAGTATAAAAAATGGTGGATAACGATTGGTATAGTGTTAATTCTTTGCGTTATCGGATATGTTTATTGGTTTGCAATTCCCAAACATACGGCGAATAAAGCAGTGGATAACTATCTAGCAGAACAAAAAATCAAATCCAGTCAAATTGAAACAAGAGTGATAAAGAAAGATTGGAAAATGGGTGGTTATCTTACAACGATAGTATTTAAAGATGATTCCGATTTAAAATATGAATATGTTTATGATGAAAGATACGAATATCCTCATCATATTTACCTAATTGCATTTAAAGATGGCTCAAGTCAAGAGGATAACCAGATGAAACACCCATCATTACAAGAACAATTGGAAGAGATGAATAAATCGAAGTAG
- a CDS encoding DUF3139 domain-containing protein, which translates to MKKYKKWWITIGLVLILYVIGYVYWFAIPKHTANEAVDDYLAAQKINSTQVKTRDIQKDWTRGGYYVTIVFKDDPNLVYEYNYNSKRNTPYHINLLVFKDGSSQEDDQVKHPPLQEQND; encoded by the coding sequence ATGAAAAAGTATAAAAAATGGTGGATAACGATTGGACTAGTGTTAATTCTTTATGTTATCGGATATGTTTATTGGTTTGCGATTCCTAAACATACAGCAAATGAAGCAGTAGATGATTACTTAGCAGCGCAAAAGATAAATTCAACACAAGTTAAAACGAGGGATATTCAAAAAGATTGGACTAGAGGAGGATACTATGTCACGATAGTGTTTAAGGATGACCCTAATTTAGTGTATGAATACAACTACAATAGTAAAAGGAATACGCCTTACCATATTAATCTACTTGTTTTTAAAGATGGCTCGAGTCAAGAGGACGATCAAGTGAAGCATCCACCACTACAAGAGCAAAATGATTAA
- a CDS encoding TetR/AcrR family transcriptional regulator yields MAESLITKKAIAGGLMELCQHKRFEKISIADITNICGLNRQTFYYHFTDKYDLLTWTYENDFFHCLADGITLGNWDKHVLKMLESIKENADFYKNTVSADASILSFCFSKLTNSLFMDLFEKIDTNGAVNEADRVFYAEFFSYGCSGVLIKWITRGFKEAPETIANQLFRLAKDTEFLANSMYREN; encoded by the coding sequence ATGGCGGAATCACTCATTACTAAAAAAGCGATTGCTGGTGGGCTGATGGAGCTTTGTCAGCATAAGAGGTTTGAAAAGATTAGTATTGCGGATATTACGAATATTTGTGGGCTTAATCGGCAAACTTTTTACTATCATTTTACAGATAAATACGATTTGCTTACTTGGACCTATGAAAATGACTTTTTCCATTGTTTGGCGGATGGGATTACGCTTGGAAATTGGGATAAACATGTGCTGAAAATGCTGGAATCGATTAAAGAAAATGCTGATTTCTATAAAAATACGGTTTCCGCGGATGCGAGTATTCTTTCTTTTTGCTTTTCAAAACTAACGAATTCGCTGTTTATGGATTTATTTGAAAAAATTGATACGAATGGAGCCGTGAACGAGGCAGATCGGGTGTTTTATGCGGAATTCTTTTCTTACGGATGCTCGGGTGTACTGATTAAATGGATTACGCGTGGTTTTAAAGAGGCACCGGAAACGATTGCGAACCAGCTATTTCGACTTGCAAAGGATACGGAATTTTTGGCAAACAGCATGTACCGCGAAAACTAG
- a CDS encoding oleate hydratase, giving the protein MKNKKRTLVALTGAAIGTGIAAKKISEQKAAEKEQAVDEAIKARYYGDKQVYFVGGGIASLAGAVYLIRDANFDGKNIHIIEGMHILGGSNDGAGSVEHGFVCRGGRMLNEETYENFWDLFSSIPSLDMPNFSVTEEILNFDHLHPTHAQARLVDKDRNILDAHSMGFNNNDRMLMTKLLATPEEKLDNLTIRDWFDEHFFETNFWYMWQTTFAFQKWSSLFEFRRYMNRMMLEFSRIDTLEGVTRTPLNQYESLILPLKTFLDKHHVDFTINQTVEDIDFKDAPGITATALHLSDGSTIELGPDDDVIMTNACMTDSATLGDMNTPAPKPEEKPISGELWYKVAQKKPNLGNPEPFFAHEEETNWQSFTVTCHGDKLLKRIERFTGNIPGSGALMTFKDSNWLMSTVVAAQPHFKAQDANTTIFWGYGLYPDRVGDFVKKPMKECTGEEILYELMCHLNWQDDFEEIKADIINVIPCYMPYIDAQFEPRAMSDRPAVVPEGSTNFAMISQFVEIPKDMVFTEEYSVRAARIAVYTLLDIDKKICPVTPHNRDPKVLAKATQTMFR; this is encoded by the coding sequence ATGAAAAATAAAAAACGTACGCTAGTCGCTCTAACTGGGGCTGCAATTGGAACAGGTATTGCCGCAAAGAAAATTTCTGAACAAAAGGCCGCTGAAAAAGAACAGGCAGTGGATGAAGCAATTAAGGCGCGCTATTATGGTGACAAACAAGTGTATTTCGTCGGTGGCGGGATTGCTAGTTTGGCGGGCGCTGTTTATTTAATTCGTGATGCCAATTTTGATGGGAAAAATATTCATATTATTGAAGGTATGCATATTTTAGGCGGAAGTAATGATGGAGCCGGAAGTGTGGAACATGGCTTTGTTTGTCGCGGTGGTCGGATGTTAAATGAAGAAACTTATGAAAATTTCTGGGATTTATTTAGTAGTATTCCGTCGCTTGATATGCCGAACTTTAGTGTGACGGAAGAGATTTTGAATTTTGACCATTTACATCCAACCCATGCGCAAGCGAGATTAGTTGATAAAGATCGCAATATCCTCGATGCGCATTCGATGGGATTTAATAATAATGACCGGATGTTGATGACGAAACTGCTCGCTACTCCGGAAGAAAAACTGGATAATTTAACGATACGTGATTGGTTTGACGAACACTTTTTTGAAACGAATTTTTGGTATATGTGGCAAACCACTTTTGCTTTCCAAAAATGGAGCAGCTTGTTTGAATTTAGACGTTATATGAATCGGATGATGTTAGAATTTAGTCGGATTGATACGCTGGAAGGTGTAACGAGAACGCCTCTAAACCAATACGAAAGCTTGATTTTACCTTTAAAAACATTTTTAGATAAACATCATGTTGATTTTACGATTAATCAAACGGTGGAAGATATCGATTTTAAAGATGCGCCTGGAATTACAGCGACAGCACTTCATTTATCGGATGGATCAACTATTGAACTTGGCCCAGACGATGACGTGATTATGACGAATGCATGTATGACGGATAGTGCGACACTCGGCGATATGAATACGCCAGCACCGAAACCAGAAGAAAAACCAATTTCCGGGGAGCTTTGGTATAAAGTCGCGCAAAAGAAACCAAATTTAGGGAATCCAGAGCCATTCTTCGCTCATGAGGAAGAAACAAATTGGCAAAGCTTTACCGTCACTTGTCATGGTGATAAATTATTAAAACGTATCGAACGCTTCACTGGAAATATTCCGGGAAGTGGCGCGCTTATGACATTTAAAGATTCCAATTGGCTTATGAGTACGGTTGTTGCTGCACAACCACATTTTAAAGCGCAAGATGCGAATACTACGATTTTCTGGGGTTACGGATTATATCCAGACCGCGTTGGTGATTTCGTGAAAAAACCAATGAAAGAATGTACTGGGGAAGAAATTTTATATGAATTAATGTGTCATTTGAACTGGCAAGATGATTTTGAAGAAATTAAAGCGGATATAATCAATGTAATTCCGTGCTATATGCCGTACATTGACGCGCAATTCGAACCGCGGGCAATGAGCGATCGTCCGGCTGTTGTTCCGGAGGGCAGTACAAACTTCGCGATGATTAGCCAATTTGTGGAAATTCCAAAAGATATGGTTTTCACCGAAGAATATTCCGTTCGCGCTGCTAGAATCGCCGTGTATACGTTACTTGATATTGACAAAAAAATCTGTCCAGTAACACCACATAATCGTGATCCAAAAGTGCTAGCGAAAGCAACCCAAACCATGTTTAGATAA
- the rlmN gene encoding 23S rRNA (adenine(2503)-C(2))-methyltransferase RlmN has translation MEKSSIYGLTWTKLTEWLEAHGQKKFRATQVWDWLYRKRVKTFEEMSNVPKETIELLTANFVMNTLEEQVVQESTDGTTKYLFKLSDGNLIETVMMKQEYGLSVCVTTQVGCNIGCTFCASGLLKKSRDLTAGEIVEQIMNVQHYLDGRNLEERVSHVVVMGIGEPFDNYDNVMDFLRVINHDKGLAIGARHITVSTSGLAPRIIDFANEDFQVNLAISLHAPNNELRTSIMRINKTYSIEKLMEAIHYYVNKTNRRITFEYIMLKGVNDHKKEALELAALLGEHRHLAYVNLIPYNPVDEHIDYERSTKEDVLAFYDTLKKNGINCVIRREHGTDIDAACGQLRSKQIKRVGVRERMKQKQAAAEE, from the coding sequence ATGGAAAAAAGCTCCATTTATGGATTAACATGGACAAAATTAACAGAATGGCTAGAAGCACACGGTCAAAAGAAATTCCGCGCAACACAAGTGTGGGACTGGCTTTATAGAAAACGTGTCAAAACTTTTGAAGAAATGAGTAACGTTCCAAAAGAAACAATTGAACTTTTAACAGCGAATTTTGTGATGAACACTTTAGAAGAACAAGTGGTACAAGAATCTACAGATGGCACGACGAAATATTTATTTAAGCTGAGTGACGGGAACTTAATTGAAACCGTGATGATGAAGCAAGAATATGGCTTGTCGGTTTGTGTAACGACCCAAGTTGGTTGTAATATCGGCTGTACTTTTTGTGCGAGTGGGCTTTTGAAGAAAAGTCGCGACTTAACTGCTGGCGAAATCGTGGAACAAATTATGAATGTGCAGCATTATTTGGATGGACGTAATTTGGAAGAACGCGTGAGTCACGTGGTTGTAATGGGAATCGGGGAACCGTTTGATAATTACGATAATGTGATGGATTTCTTGCGTGTGATTAATCATGACAAAGGCCTCGCAATCGGCGCGCGCCATATCACTGTTTCGACAAGTGGCCTTGCACCGCGCATTATTGATTTTGCCAATGAGGATTTCCAAGTTAACTTAGCGATTTCCCTCCATGCGCCGAACAATGAACTGCGGACGAGCATTATGCGTATTAACAAGACCTATTCAATTGAGAAATTGATGGAAGCGATCCATTATTACGTTAACAAAACTAACCGCCGAATCACGTTTGAATACATTATGTTAAAAGGTGTGAACGACCATAAAAAAGAAGCGCTCGAACTGGCGGCACTTCTCGGCGAACATCGTCATTTAGCTTATGTTAACTTGATTCCTTACAACCCAGTGGACGAGCATATTGATTATGAACGTAGCACAAAAGAAGACGTACTCGCTTTCTATGATACCCTTAAGAAAAATGGTATTAATTGTGTTATTCGCCGCGAACACGGGACGGATATTGATGCCGCGTGTGGGCAACTTCGTAGTAAACAAATCAAACGAGTTGGCGTGCGCGAACGGATGAAACAAAAACAAGCAGCAGCGGAAGAATAA
- a CDS encoding GyrI-like domain-containing protein, translating to MEVEIVERNAFTAVGKKRTFSVENDAQKEKISQFWQEANANGDAERINELAEFATIDGILGVCQMNGDQMDYYIAIESELTPPADMEKLTIPASKWAIFKSVGPLPNAIQKVWEYIYGEWFQTSNYTHGNAPELEVYTEGDTTAADYYSEVWIPVVEKD from the coding sequence ATGGAAGTAGAAATTGTCGAACGAAATGCTTTTACAGCCGTCGGAAAAAAACGAACTTTTTCGGTTGAAAATGATGCGCAAAAAGAAAAAATCAGCCAGTTTTGGCAAGAAGCAAACGCAAATGGCGATGCAGAACGAATCAACGAATTAGCCGAATTCGCAACAATTGACGGTATTTTAGGCGTCTGCCAAATGAACGGCGACCAAATGGACTATTATATCGCGATTGAATCCGAACTCACCCCACCAGCAGACATGGAAAAACTAACCATCCCAGCAAGTAAATGGGCCATCTTCAAATCAGTCGGCCCACTACCCAACGCAATCCAAAAAGTGTGGGAATACATTTACGGCGAATGGTTCCAAACAAGCAACTATACCCACGGGAACGCTCCAGAACTAGAAGTCTACACAGAAGGCGACACAACCGCCGCTGATTATTATTCCGAAGTTTGGATTCCGGTGGTTGAAAAAGACTAA
- the isdG gene encoding heme oxygenase IsdG has translation MIIVTNTIKVEKGAAEHVIRQFTGANGDGHPTKDIAEVEGFLGFELWHSKPEDKDYEEVVVTSKWESEEAQRNWVKSDSFKKAHGRTKDTREQREDRKGIVGNAIARFEVVHVQNPVIVEK, from the coding sequence ATGATTATTGTAACTAATACGATTAAGGTAGAAAAAGGCGCAGCAGAGCACGTTATCCGTCAGTTCACAGGCGCAAATGGCGACGGACATCCAACAAAAGATATCGCAGAAGTAGAAGGTTTCCTAGGTTTTGAACTATGGCACAGCAAACCAGAAGACAAAGACTATGAAGAAGTAGTCGTAACAAGCAAATGGGAAAGCGAAGAAGCCCAACGCAATTGGGTGAAAAGCGATTCCTTCAAAAAAGCACACGGCAGAACAAAAGACACTAGAGAACAAAGAGAAGACCGGAAAGGCATCGTAGGAAATGCAATCGCTCGTTTTGAAGTAGTTCACGTGCAAAACCCTGTGATTGTTGAAAAATAA
- a CDS encoding nitroreductase family protein: MIEKTIMERRSIKKANDEPISRETVNTILEQAAYAPFHSKVEPWNVYVLHTLAEKERYIEKIIEFNEREQGVSFSEAEIADLKAGYAKKIITPPYLLIVTTNIIGHGKKDFESIGATSAFIQNIQLLGWEAGIGMIWRSNRFIFDAKFADDLGIPAEQKIVGTLHLTSLAEVPEAKPRRPLNKWVKDLADL; this comes from the coding sequence ATGATTGAAAAAACAATTATGGAACGTCGTAGCATTAAAAAAGCGAACGACGAGCCAATTTCAAGAGAAACGGTGAACACGATTTTAGAGCAAGCTGCCTATGCGCCTTTTCACAGCAAAGTAGAGCCGTGGAATGTATACGTATTGCACACACTTGCTGAAAAAGAGCGTTACATCGAGAAAATCATTGAGTTTAACGAGCGCGAACAAGGGGTTAGTTTTTCTGAAGCAGAGATTGCGGATTTAAAAGCAGGCTATGCGAAGAAAATTATTACGCCGCCATACTTACTCATTGTGACCACGAATATTATCGGTCACGGGAAAAAGGATTTCGAATCAATCGGGGCAACTAGTGCATTTATCCAAAACATTCAATTACTTGGCTGGGAAGCGGGAATTGGGATGATTTGGCGGTCAAATAGATTTATTTTTGATGCGAAGTTTGCGGATGATTTAGGTATCCCTGCTGAGCAAAAAATTGTCGGAACTTTGCACTTAACTAGCTTAGCCGAAGTTCCTGAAGCAAAACCGCGCCGTCCTTTGAATAAATGGGTAAAGGATTTAGCGGATTTGTAA
- the rpmF gene encoding 50S ribosomal protein L32 produces the protein MAVPARRTSKAKKNKRRTHKGLTAPGLSRDSETGEYRMSHRISPDGTYKGRTIIEK, from the coding sequence ATGGCAGTTCCAGCTAGACGTACGTCCAAAGCGAAGAAAAACAAGCGCCGTACGCATAAAGGCTTAACAGCACCAGGTTTGAGTCGCGATAGTGAAACAGGCGAATACCGTATGTCACACCGCATCTCACCAGACGGCACTTATAAAGGTCGCACAATTATCGAAAAATAA